TGTCCACGACCGAAACGCGATATCGCGCCGACTTCGCGCTCGCCGGTCGATCCGGCTGCAAATCCTCAATGACAACAGTGATGTCCGGAAGAATTCCGGCTTCCTCGCACGCATCAAGCGAATTGTCCACCGCTTCCTTGACGGTCGTCAGCAGCGCTTTGCGGGGATTATCGAATCCGAGCAGGTGTCTGTTCTTGGCAAAGAACTCGGATACGGAAATATCGCGTTGCTTCGACGCCATCGACTCGGCGGTGGCACGCGGTGCGGATTTGCTTTTCATGGGTCGTGAAATGTTTGAGGAAGCTGTATCTGCTTCCTCCAAAAGCGCTGATTGCGACATCGCGGCCCTCCTTGGCTGCGGAACAGACGTTCCATTCTACATCGGTAGAGTCCCGATTCTCCTGATAATCTTGCGTCATGGCAGAAGTCCGGGGTTGGAGCCTTCACGACAGATTCTCGAGCGCCGCGGGACTTTTGGTCATCGCCACTTTTTTCGCTGCCGCCGCATGGTGGCTCGGCACGGCAACCCTTTCGGCGAAAGCGGATTCGGACCGTCTTTCCCGATTCCGCGATCTTCAGAGCGGAATGGTGTACCGAACCAAAGACGGGGGCGCGGGATCCGCCATGATCTTTCTCGGCGCCGGGACGTTACTGACCGGGGGAATCTCGGGGCTGAGCATTTTGGGGGCGGTGGTCGTGCTGCTCATGAGGCCGCCCAAAGAAGAGGAGTAGCGCGACATTGGACTATTTCTTGAGCGAATCCGGAACGCCCTCCGGGAAGGAGCGTTGAATCCACGCTTCGATGTGCTGGATTCGATTGCCGGGATCAGGGTGCGTGCTCATGAACTGTGGCTGACCCGATCCGCCCGACGCTTGCCGAAGAATTTCCATGACGCGGTTCATCGACCTCGGGTCGTAGTCGCTCGCAACCATGAATTGGAGACCGAGCCGGTCCGCCTCGAGTTCATCGTCGCGGCCGTATTTCAGCTGAATGAAGTTGCCGACAAGCTGAGCGATTTGTGCCGCATTCTGCGCCCCTTGCGCCGTATCGGAACCCGCGACTCCGACCGCCTGGATCAATCCCTGGGTGAGCTGGTTCTTTGCCATTTGTGCCGCGGAGTGCCGCGCGAGCACGTGTCCGGTTTCATGGCCCAAGACTCCGGCAAGCTGGCCTTCGGTTTCGAGGCGCGAGAACAGTGCCTCGGTAATGAAGATTTGGCCACCGGGCAGCGCGAACGCGTTCACAGTTGTTGAATCGGCGAGCAGGTGATACTCGAACGGATAAGGTGTGGCTTCCGGCGGCAGTCTTGCAACGAGTTGCTCACCGACCCGCTTAACGTGCGCCGCCGCAGCATGGTCGCTGCTCAAGCCCCCAAACTCGCGAGCCATCTCGGGAGCGGATTGCAGTCCGAGCACGACTTCCTGCTGCGGCGTCAACGAGATGTGCTGCGTCCGCCCCGTCACCGGGTTTTTGCTGGAATTCGCGAAGTAGCCAAGAACGGCGAGCAGCGCGATGATGCCGCCGATGATGAGGCGGGGCGGAACTCGTATTCGGCGACGATTGTCCGAGTATTCCATGCGGAGCGCTCCGAGATACGAGCGTACTCCGACACGCAAAAGGACTACTTCAAGTCTTCTTTTTGCACCAATCGAAAGACCAATGCTGCCGCCGCCGCGCCGCCGATCTGTGTCAGGATGTAGTACACGATGTGAATCGGAAAGATCTCGGAACTCGCGCAACCCCCAAGCGCAACCGCGGGATTGAACGCCCCGCCGCATATCGGCCCGGCGACATACGCCCCGGCAGCAACGGTCATCCCGATCGCGATCCCGTAATAGGAATTGCCCTGCACCTTCTTCACTGTTGCGACGTTGATGACCACGAGCGCAAGCAGAAACGTGAAAAGTGCTTCTGCCGCGAGCGCGACGGGGAGAGTCACTCCGGCACCCGGGGCAGGAAGAAAGTGCTTCTGGAAGATCCGCGCGCCAATCAGTGCTCCGAGGGTCCCGCCGGCGATTTGTGAAAGAACGTATGGAACGAGCTGCACCGCGGATAGTGAGCCCCGGATCATCAGCGCAACGCTCACGGCCGGGTTGTAGTGTGCGCCGGAGACCCAGCCGCCCATGTACACGAGCGAGGCCAAACCGATTCCGATGAAGAGCGGGGCGACCGGATTGTCCAGGTTCACAGCAATCGCGATCAGAAGCACAAGAAAGAAAGTTCCGACAAACTCGATCAACAGTTTGGGCATGAGCCGTTATTCCTCTATTTCAGCGATACGACGAATGGCGCGCCGTTCCAAGGCCGGCTTGTCCAATTCGCTTCTGGCGAGAAGCGAACTTTCCTGCCGAGAGCGATCAATCCACGTTCGGCCTCATAAGTTTCTTGAGGAGTGGCGTAAGAATCAGAATCAGCACGCCGGCGCCGATACTGGAGACGACGAAGAGCATGAAGAAATCTGCTTGGCCGCCAAAGTTCCACGGCAAACGGATTTCTCCCTTTTCTACGCGCTCGACCTGGGCCGCGATCAGGCCGCCGCCCAAGTTGGCGATAAATGAAGAAACAAACCAGATGCCCATGAGCAGAGAAACGAACCGCACCGGGGCGGCCTTGGTCACATAGGAGAGGCCAGTCGGCGAAAGACAGAGTTCTCCCACCGTGTGAAGGAAATACGTCAGAAGGATGAAGAGCATTGAAGCCTTCACGACGGTCTCGGCGCCCGGCACCCCGGCCTTCGCAATGACCGCGCCCCAGACCATGAACGCAAAGCCCGCTCCAAGGAATATCAGGCCGAGCGCGATCTTGATCGGCTGAGACGGATTGAGTCCTCGTCGCCCAAGCCCGACCCAGATCATTCCGAAGATCGGCGCCAGCGTAATGACAAAGAAAGCGTTGACCGACTGAAACAGCGGCGTATCGATGGTCGGTTTCCACCCGAAGATATCCAGTTGGCGCTGGGTGTACTGCTCGGTAAAGAGATTGATCGATGAGCCCGCCTGCTCGAACGCAAGCCAGAAAAACGCGTTGAAGAACATGAAAATGAAGATTGTGGCGACCGGACCACGATCGCCACGAGGCATGCTTCGACTGAACCACGCCGCCGCCACCACGGTCGCAACGAACAGACCAACGGCAATTGCTGAAGCCACGGTTGGCTGCGACGAGGTGAAATCGCCGATCATCCGTCGAATCGTTCCGAACACCCCGGCGTGGAAAAGTACTCCGGCAAGGCCCGCGAGCAGCACACCCGCGACCAGGAACATACCAGACCAATTCCGCCAGGCCCCCGCGGGCGCCTCTCCGATGGAGCCAAGATATCGCGGGCGCCCCCACAGGTAGAGAAGCAGCCCCGCGATCATCCCGACTGCCGCCGCGCCGAATCCCCAGTGCCAGCCATATCGATAAGCGAGGATTCCGCAGACAATATTGCAAAGGAAGGCGCCGAGATTGATGCCCATGTAGAAGATCGAGAAAGCACCGTCTCTACGCGGATCACCGGGCTGGTACAGCTGTCCGACCATGACCGATACCGACGGTTTGAAGTGCCCGGTCCCGAAGACGATGATCGCCATTCCGAAGATGAACACCGACATTCCGGTTGCCGAACGGTCCAATTCGCCCAATCCGGAAGCCCCGAGCGCGATGTGGCCCGCGGCGATTAGGATTCCGCCGACCACCATCGATCGATGGGTTCCGATCAATTTGTCCGCGATCATCCCGCCGAACACCGGAAACAAGTAAGCCAAACCGGTGTAAAGGCCATACAAGGTCGAGGCATCTGACGCGCTCCACCCGCGCCCCGGGTTGTACCCGTCCGGTCGTCCCGGGGGCGGCTCGGTCATTCCCGTAGTCGGGCAAACCAGATACAGCACGAGCAGGCCGCGCATGCCGTAGTAACTGAACCGTTCCCACATCTCAACCAGGAACAGCAGGAATAGGCCGACCGGATGTCCGAGAAGGGTTCTATCTGAGCGGGGTGCGGGGCGTTCCATGTGCGTTGAATGTAGCAAATCTCTGACGAAGGCGAATTCGCCGGCGACCCACTACTCAGCGGTCCCGCCGTCGCTTCGGCTGATCCGGTTGATCACGTTCGCAATCAGGATCGTGCACGTTGCTGAGTCCAGGCGGCCGCAGGTCAAGCGCTTGTGCGTCGGCCGGCCGGTGGCATGTGAAGGGTGAACAACACACGAGTGATCCGTTTCTCGTTTGGAGTGAGGCTTCGCGATTCGCTGCTCGCCTCGCCTGCGGCCCACCGTCGCCCTTGCGGGCTGGGTGGACGTAGGAAGGTCTCGGCTTCTTCTCTCAAGGAGCGATTCAAGGCGATGTCGGTCGGTTCACAGTCTGCCGGATATTTCTCGCGAATTGCCTCCTCTCCCGCGCTTTTGGCAAGATGCCGGAAGTAGGCGGAGGGCATTGTCGGGCGAGCGATTTCAGATCGGTCAGCAGCAAATCCGACGCGAATCGCTTTGGAAACTGAGCAATCGTCCGTCCCAAATCCCACCAACGACGAATTCGGCGGACAAGCCAGCCGAGTGTCCAAGCAACGTCGGCCTTTACCAACCCCCATTTTCCCGAGTGTTTCAGAAAATAGCGGCACCGCGATTCAAAGAAGTAGCCGGGCCACCGGCCGATGAGCGGAATCTGAGTCGACTTGCCGACGGAATGAACGACACGCGCCGCCGGCTCATGGATGACTCTCCAACCGGTATTGCGCACCCGGCGACAAAGATCCAAATCCTCGTAATAAAGAAAAAACCCTTCGTCGAATCCAATCACCTGCTCGAGCGCCCGAGCTCGCAACAGCATGTTGGCGCCGCAAACCCAATCCGCGGAACACTGTTGTTCGGGAATCCCGCGCGAATACCGGTCCATGAGCGACGGCACTTGCGAGGTGACGACGAGTTCGACGAGAGCCGTCGGATCTTGGCCGCAGGCGGCCATTGCTCGCCCGGACCAGTCGATCAAGCCTCCGCCGACTATCCCCGCCGCGGGGTTCTTGTTCATGACGCTCAGAAGGGAGTCGAGACAGCCGGGGACGGCGTGGGCGTCGGGATTGATGAGCCACCAGAAATCCGGGGCCTGCCCTCCGTTCAGCGCATCGGCGAATCCCGCGTTGCAGCCGGCGCCGAAACCCCTGTTCTCTTGAGCATCGATCCAGCGGATGTCGCCGCTTCTGCACGGCGGTCCCAGGAGCACGTTCAGAACTTCTCGCGAGTCGTCCGTCGACCCGTTTTCGACGATTGTCACCGCAATCGCACCGCCGTTCGAAGAGCATTTCAGGACGCTGCGGGCGCAGTCCATCGCCAACCTGGCGCAGTTGTAATTCACGATGATCACGCGGACAATCGGCAAGCACATCCTTTCAGCGCGGCTGGCTCGCGTGCCGCGGCTCTTTCCCCGCTCCACCAGAACGACGATCCACTGAGCTGATTGCCGTAGAAGCGGCATCGGCCGCGACTCGATCGCATCATGTACGAGCCATTGTGACAACGAACCGTGAATCGAATTTCATCTCGATCGCACAAACACGCGGCGCATGACGCGACCTCGGCCTGATTTGCGGATATACATAGATGTCGGTCGCGGCACATCGCGCCGGCGGAGAATCAACGGAGGAACTCGTTGCCCAAACCCCGACCGATTGTCATTGTGGCCAATCGCCTTCCCGTTCATCGATCGGGAGATCGGTTTGTTGAGAATGCCGGCGGACTGGTGACGGCGCTTGTTCCTGCGCTGAAGGCGCGCGGCGGCGCGTGGGTGGGCTGGTCGGGTTCGGCGCGTGCCTCCACGCGCTCATTCAAATATGAGAACTTCCGAATCCAGCCCGTCCAGATTTCCGAGGCGGAAATCGAAGGGTTCTACAACCAGCTTTCGAATCGAACGCTCTGGCCGCTCTATCACGACGCGATCCGAACGCCGGAATTCGATCACAGTTGGTGGCGTCCGTATGTCGTGGTGAACCACCGGTTTGCCAAGGCCGCGGCATCTGTCGCGGCACGTAACGGCCTGGTCTGGGTGCATGATTATCACCTTCAGCTGGTCCCAGCCATGCTTCGCGCGATGCGTCCGGACCTGAGAATCGGCTTCTTTCTGCACGTCCCGTTTCCGCCCGAAGAGCTCTTTGCCTGGCTCCCCTGGCGAGAGAGAATCCTGGAGGGTCTGCTCGGCGCCGACGTCGTCGGTTTTCAAACTCAGGCCGCGGCACGGAATTTTTCACGCGCAGCCCGCGAGTATTGCCCGGCCGAAGGAACCGACTCGGAACTCATCTTTCAGCGCCGCAAGATCAAGGTCGCTTCATTTCCAATCTCGATCGATTTCAACTGGTTCGCCGAGGCCGCTTCG
The DNA window shown above is from Phycisphaeraceae bacterium and carries:
- a CDS encoding M48 family metalloprotease is translated as MEYSDNRRRIRVPPRLIIGGIIALLAVLGYFANSSKNPVTGRTQHISLTPQQEVVLGLQSAPEMAREFGGLSSDHAAAAHVKRVGEQLVARLPPEATPYPFEYHLLADSTTVNAFALPGGQIFITEALFSRLETEGQLAGVLGHETGHVLARHSAAQMAKNQLTQGLIQAVGVAGSDTAQGAQNAAQIAQLVGNFIQLKYGRDDELEADRLGLQFMVASDYDPRSMNRVMEILRQASGGSGQPQFMSTHPDPGNRIQHIEAWIQRSFPEGVPDSLKK
- a CDS encoding aquaporin; the encoded protein is MPKLLIEFVGTFFLVLLIAIAVNLDNPVAPLFIGIGLASLVYMGGWVSGAHYNPAVSVALMIRGSLSAVQLVPYVLSQIAGGTLGALIGARIFQKHFLPAPGAGVTLPVALAAEALFTFLLALVVINVATVKKVQGNSYYGIAIGMTVAAGAYVAGPICGGAFNPAVALGGCASSEIFPIHIVYYILTQIGGAAAAALVFRLVQKEDLK
- a CDS encoding peptide MFS transporter, producing MERPAPRSDRTLLGHPVGLFLLFLVEMWERFSYYGMRGLLVLYLVCPTTGMTEPPPGRPDGYNPGRGWSASDASTLYGLYTGLAYLFPVFGGMIADKLIGTHRSMVVGGILIAAGHIALGASGLGELDRSATGMSVFIFGMAIIVFGTGHFKPSVSVMVGQLYQPGDPRRDGAFSIFYMGINLGAFLCNIVCGILAYRYGWHWGFGAAAVGMIAGLLLYLWGRPRYLGSIGEAPAGAWRNWSGMFLVAGVLLAGLAGVLFHAGVFGTIRRMIGDFTSSQPTVASAIAVGLFVATVVAAAWFSRSMPRGDRGPVATIFIFMFFNAFFWLAFEQAGSSINLFTEQYTQRQLDIFGWKPTIDTPLFQSVNAFFVITLAPIFGMIWVGLGRRGLNPSQPIKIALGLIFLGAGFAFMVWGAVIAKAGVPGAETVVKASMLFILLTYFLHTVGELCLSPTGLSYVTKAAPVRFVSLLMGIWFVSSFIANLGGGLIAAQVERVEKGEIRLPWNFGGQADFFMLFVVSSIGAGVLILILTPLLKKLMRPNVD
- a CDS encoding glycosyltransferase family 2 protein, encoding MPLLRQSAQWIVVLVERGKSRGTRASRAERMCLPIVRVIIVNYNCARLAMDCARSVLKCSSNGGAIAVTIVENGSTDDSREVLNVLLGPPCRSGDIRWIDAQENRGFGAGCNAGFADALNGGQAPDFWWLINPDAHAVPGCLDSLLSVMNKNPAAGIVGGGLIDWSGRAMAACGQDPTALVELVVTSQVPSLMDRYSRGIPEQQCSADWVCGANMLLRARALEQVIGFDEGFFLYYEDLDLCRRVRNTGWRVIHEPAARVVHSVGKSTQIPLIGRWPGYFFESRCRYFLKHSGKWGLVKADVAWTLGWLVRRIRRWWDLGRTIAQFPKRFASDLLLTDLKSLARQCPPPTSGILPKARERRQFARNIRQTVNRPTSP
- a CDS encoding trehalose-6-phosphate synthase; translation: MPKPRPIVIVANRLPVHRSGDRFVENAGGLVTALVPALKARGGAWVGWSGSARASTRSFKYENFRIQPVQISEAEIEGFYNQLSNRTLWPLYHDAIRTPEFDHSWWRPYVVVNHRFAKAAASVAARNGLVWVHDYHLQLVPAMLRAMRPDLRIGFFLHVPFPPEELFAWLPWRERILEGLLGADVVGFQTQAAARNFSRAAREYCPAEGTDSELIFQRRKIKVASFPISIDFNWFAEAASTPEAIREATQLRRKVGAGRKILLSVDRLDYTKGIDLRLLAYEAMLKRKRARVHECVFIQIASPSREPVHEYAQMRVRIEQLVGRINGEFSEPGKVAVHYFRRGFTREQLASYYRAADVMVVTPLRDGMNLVAKEFVATRTDYSGVLVLSEFAGAARELRQATIVNPRNIEGMADAFETALAMPKSDARHRMAVLRTVVRRHDVFEWADEFLRALAG